A window of the Butyricimonas faecalis genome harbors these coding sequences:
- the wecC gene encoding UDP-N-acetyl-D-mannosamine dehydrogenase gives MKACFMGLGYIGLPTAIIAAKHGVQVTGVDINPKVVELTNQGKLHIIEPGMEEMLQEVVKNGTLHASTKPETSDAYFMVVPTPFKGNHEPDISYVEAATRAVLPFLKEGDLYVIESTSPVGTTDKMRDLIFAERPELEGKIYIAYCPERVLPGNVIYELVHNDRVIGGMNEESTTKAIEFYSQFVQGTLHRTNCKTAEMCKLTENSSRDVQIAFANELSLICDKAGINVWELIRLANKHPRVNILQPGCGVGGHCIAIDPYFITADFPVESRIISTAREINNYKSFYCAEKVKNAMFEFELKNHCKPVVAMMGLAFKPDIDDLRESPAKYITTKVMQGCNNANILVVEPNVKEHNVFKLTDYKEAYDKADIVVFLTAHTPFKELPWKDDKVILDFCGIFKQ, from the coding sequence ATGAAAGCATGTTTTATGGGCTTGGGCTATATCGGATTGCCTACAGCCATTATCGCAGCAAAGCACGGAGTACAGGTAACGGGTGTTGACATCAACCCCAAAGTTGTAGAGCTGACCAATCAAGGTAAGCTCCACATCATTGAACCGGGGATGGAAGAAATGCTGCAAGAAGTTGTGAAAAACGGGACATTGCACGCAAGCACGAAGCCGGAGACAAGTGACGCTTACTTTATGGTTGTTCCCACCCCGTTCAAAGGTAATCATGAGCCTGATATTTCGTATGTAGAGGCGGCAACTCGTGCTGTACTTCCTTTTCTCAAGGAAGGTGACTTATATGTAATTGAAAGCACATCACCCGTTGGTACGACTGATAAAATGCGTGACTTAATTTTCGCTGAGCGTCCTGAATTGGAAGGTAAAATTTATATCGCCTATTGCCCCGAGCGTGTACTTCCGGGCAATGTGATTTATGAGTTGGTACATAACGACCGTGTCATTGGCGGTATGAACGAAGAAAGTACAACAAAAGCAATCGAGTTCTACTCGCAGTTCGTACAGGGGACGCTGCATCGGACTAATTGCAAGACCGCTGAAATGTGCAAACTGACTGAGAACAGCAGTCGTGACGTGCAGATAGCTTTTGCCAATGAACTTTCATTGATTTGCGACAAGGCAGGGATTAATGTTTGGGAACTTATCAGGCTTGCCAACAAACATCCGCGCGTAAATATCCTGCAACCTGGCTGTGGAGTCGGAGGTCATTGTATTGCTATCGATCCATATTTCATTACAGCGGATTTTCCGGTTGAAAGTCGCATAATTTCTACAGCACGCGAAATCAACAATTATAAATCGTTCTATTGTGCTGAAAAAGTAAAGAACGCCATGTTTGAATTTGAACTGAAAAATCACTGTAAGCCTGTGGTAGCAATGATGGGGTTGGCATTCAAACCGGACATTGACGATTTGCGTGAATCTCCAGCAAAATATATCACAACTAAAGTAATGCAAGGATGTAATAATGCCAACATTTTAGTGGTAGAGCCAAATGTGAAAGAACATAACGTGTTCAAGTTGACAGACTATAAAGAGGCTTATGACAAAGCCGATATTGTTGTGTTCCTTACAGCCCATACACCTTTCAAAGAACTACCGTGGAAAGATGATAAAGTGATACTTGATTTCTGTGGAATATTTAAGCAATAG
- a CDS encoding UpxY family transcription antiterminator, with translation MAVSEGEKQICWYVMRDLKRANAKLPAYKQLSNENFEVFTPMKEQLSVRGGKRIREDVPFIRDLFFVHGTREAIDPFVEKYSTIQYRFQKGGGYKNPMTVADRDMERFIHAVSVSKNPKYYLPGELTPSMCGRHIRIVGGPLDGYEGKLLTVRGSKTKRLLVELPEFFSVGVEVNPEYIRLL, from the coding sequence ATGGCTGTTTCGGAAGGAGAAAAGCAGATATGTTGGTACGTGATGCGCGACCTTAAACGGGCCAATGCCAAGCTGCCCGCATACAAGCAATTGTCGAACGAGAATTTTGAGGTGTTCACTCCCATGAAAGAGCAGTTGAGTGTTCGTGGCGGCAAACGGATTCGGGAAGACGTTCCCTTTATTCGGGATTTGTTTTTTGTCCATGGTACACGGGAAGCTATCGATCCGTTCGTGGAGAAGTATTCCACGATACAGTACCGTTTCCAGAAGGGAGGTGGTTACAAAAATCCGATGACTGTTGCAGATAGGGACATGGAGCGGTTCATACATGCCGTAAGCGTATCGAAGAATCCGAAATATTATCTTCCTGGCGAATTGACACCCTCTATGTGTGGACGGCACATCCGTATTGTGGGCGGCCCTTTGGACGGTTATGAAGGAAAATTGCTGACTGTACGCGGGTCGAAAACAAAACGTCTGTTAGTGGAACTGCCTGAGTTCTTTTCCGTAGGGGTGGAAGTCAATCCTGAATATATCAGACTATTATAA
- a CDS encoding oligosaccharide flippase family protein translates to MTLSQVFKSRLLSNIWNQFLLYGFSSIIPILLIPYLLNVIGVEKYGLVNFAIIFSFYFQIFNEFGFDLSNVRHVVNNRDNQEKLGRIVSSILQCKFFLILCSLFVYILVVGLIPSLRNELTLYILAFIRLIGVVIAPYWLFRSMEDIKYITRISVPIKLLCILPIFLIVKSTDDYALVMLCYALETFVSGIVALFIAQKRYGIKLQIVSAQEVKFYLKDSIPFFSSTFLMRAYKTMNTLVLGFILGDFAVGLYTAAEKLHNAYSSFVSPLLSQIFYPYFTRIKNMGRATKMVLLLCIANTIALACIYFLSPYLIPIFIKTETASITTYFNLFLLLLAISVPADMFGFPYLGVLGKINEVNMTTIYSAIIYIIVVLVLILTHSISIGSVIWALIIANVGCLVLRLYLANKVRVGNVDKQ, encoded by the coding sequence ATGACATTAAGCCAAGTTTTCAAATCAAGATTGTTGTCAAATATTTGGAATCAGTTTCTCCTTTATGGTTTCAGTAGCATTATACCAATTCTACTAATTCCATATTTGTTGAACGTTATAGGAGTAGAAAAATACGGTCTTGTAAATTTTGCCATTATATTTAGCTTTTACTTTCAGATATTCAATGAGTTCGGTTTCGATTTATCTAATGTCAGGCATGTCGTCAATAATAGAGACAATCAAGAAAAATTGGGAAGGATAGTTTCTTCTATTCTGCAATGTAAGTTTTTTCTCATACTCTGTTCTCTATTTGTTTATATTTTAGTTGTAGGGTTGATTCCTTCACTAAGGAATGAACTCACGCTTTATATATTAGCCTTTATTCGTTTGATAGGGGTTGTCATTGCTCCCTATTGGCTTTTCCGTTCAATGGAGGACATTAAATATATAACACGTATCAGCGTGCCAATAAAGCTATTATGTATATTGCCTATTTTTTTAATCGTTAAGTCTACTGATGATTATGCATTGGTGATGTTGTGCTATGCTCTTGAAACATTTGTTTCAGGTATTGTCGCTTTATTCATTGCCCAAAAAAGATACGGGATCAAACTTCAAATAGTCTCGGCACAAGAAGTGAAATTTTATCTTAAGGATAGTATTCCGTTTTTCTCATCAACTTTTTTGATGAGAGCCTATAAAACAATGAATACCTTAGTGCTTGGCTTTATTCTTGGAGATTTTGCAGTCGGATTATATACAGCTGCGGAAAAACTTCATAATGCGTATTCATCATTTGTTTCTCCGCTTTTATCTCAGATATTTTACCCATATTTCACAAGGATAAAAAATATGGGTAGAGCGACTAAGATGGTATTGCTTTTATGTATTGCCAATACAATCGCTTTAGCTTGTATATATTTCTTATCACCGTATCTTATACCGATTTTTATTAAGACTGAAACAGCAAGTATAACCACGTATTTCAACCTATTCTTGCTTTTATTGGCGATTAGTGTGCCAGCTGACATGTTCGGTTTCCCTTATTTGGGCGTACTTGGAAAAATCAATGAGGTAAATATGACAACCATTTATTCTGCAATCATATACATCATTGTTGTCCTTGTCTTGATTCTTACTCACAGTATTAGCATAGGAAGTGTTATTTGGGCTTTGATTATAGCGAACGTGGGATGTTTGGTTTTGCGCCTATATTTAGCCAATAAAGTAAGAGTTGGTAATGTTGATAAACAATAG
- a CDS encoding MraY family glycosyltransferase: MIFWIVNCSIAFLICVFCAGIIIPQILLIAFRKRLFDLPDERKIHHCAVPRLGGIAFKPVVFFTVALLLGINMVMGHSEMLSEIENDVRPLAFAFCSIMVLYLVGMADDLIGIRYRAKFVIQILCGMMLIAGGIYIDNLYGILGIHSVPLWLGYPLTILFVVFIINAINLIDGIDGLASGLCSIACLLYGLTFLMFHQYIYAMLAFATLGVLVPFFYYNVFGNAEHGKKIFMGDTGSLTVGMMLCLLSLKLTMCGTDDNTVHINPMVLAFSPLLIPCCDVVRVYLHRVRNGKNPFLPDKNHIHHKLLAVGMQQRSVMIIVISVSTVFILFNILLSLYLNVNWIVLVDILIWTFTNIRLTKRIGQLQSRQATNK, encoded by the coding sequence ATGATTTTTTGGATAGTTAATTGCAGTATTGCATTCCTGATCTGTGTGTTCTGTGCGGGTATCATCATTCCCCAGATTTTGTTGATCGCTTTCCGCAAGCGGTTATTCGACCTTCCCGACGAACGGAAGATTCATCATTGTGCCGTGCCCCGGTTGGGCGGCATCGCATTCAAGCCGGTAGTGTTTTTCACCGTAGCCTTGTTGCTGGGGATCAATATGGTTATGGGGCATTCGGAGATGTTGTCCGAAATCGAGAACGATGTTCGGCCCTTGGCTTTCGCCTTCTGCTCCATCATGGTTCTGTATCTGGTTGGCATGGCCGATGACTTGATCGGCATCCGTTATCGAGCCAAGTTCGTTATCCAGATTCTGTGCGGCATGATGCTTATCGCCGGTGGTATATATATCGATAACCTGTACGGCATTCTAGGCATTCATTCGGTTCCATTATGGCTGGGGTATCCTCTGACCATTCTGTTCGTGGTCTTCATCATCAATGCCATCAACCTGATCGATGGCATTGACGGACTGGCTTCCGGGCTATGCAGTATTGCCTGTTTGCTTTATGGGTTGACTTTTCTTATGTTTCACCAGTATATATATGCCATGCTGGCGTTCGCCACATTAGGGGTGTTAGTGCCGTTCTTTTATTACAATGTTTTCGGGAATGCCGAGCACGGAAAAAAGATTTTCATGGGTGACACAGGCAGCCTGACCGTTGGCATGATGCTCTGTCTTCTCAGTCTCAAGTTGACTATGTGTGGGACAGATGATAATACGGTACATATAAATCCGATGGTGCTGGCATTCTCCCCGCTGCTGATTCCTTGCTGTGATGTGGTCCGGGTTTATCTGCATCGGGTACGCAACGGAAAGAACCCGTTCTTGCCGGATAAGAACCATATCCACCATAAACTACTTGCTGTCGGAATGCAGCAGCGAAGTGTCATGATTATCGTCATATCCGTATCGACCGTATTCATACTGTTTAATATTCTTCTCTCCCTTTATCTGAATGTAAACTGGATCGTACTAGTCGATATCCTGATATGGACTTTCACCAATATCCGACTGACGAAACGTATCGGACAGCTTCAGTCGAGACAGGCAACCAACAAATAA
- a CDS encoding tyrosine-protein phosphatase, protein MWFFKKREKQNIIKLIGFTDYHSHILPGVDDGVQTMDESLEILRLYEEQGIKSVWLTPHIMEDIPNTTAHLRDRFAELQAAYTGGVQLHLAAENMLDNLFEERLGKNDLLPLGENGDHLLVETSYFSPPMGLKNILLRIKSKGYHPVLAHPERYAYMDESDYRQLKDMGVKFQINLPSIAGMYGNRIKKKAMFLMREQAIAYIGTDIHSYSIFQKFICTSVTRNVQKLLDL, encoded by the coding sequence ATGTGGTTTTTTAAAAAAAGGGAAAAACAAAATATAATAAAGCTAATCGGTTTTACAGACTATCATTCGCATATTCTTCCGGGCGTGGATGACGGTGTACAAACGATGGACGAATCTTTGGAAATTCTACGTTTGTATGAGGAGCAAGGGATCAAATCCGTATGGCTCACACCGCACATCATGGAAGACATTCCCAATACGACTGCCCATCTTCGCGACCGTTTTGCAGAATTGCAGGCTGCTTACACAGGTGGCGTACAACTGCACCTTGCAGCGGAAAACATGCTTGACAATCTCTTTGAGGAACGGCTGGGAAAGAATGACCTGCTACCTTTAGGCGAGAATGGCGACCACCTGCTGGTGGAAACCTCTTATTTCAGTCCTCCGATGGGCTTGAAAAATATCCTGCTTCGCATCAAATCTAAAGGATACCACCCTGTTCTCGCCCATCCGGAGCGTTATGCTTATATGGATGAATCGGATTACCGACAGCTAAAAGACATGGGTGTGAAATTCCAGATTAATCTTCCATCAATAGCGGGTATGTATGGCAACCGGATTAAGAAAAAGGCCATGTTTCTTATGAGAGAACAGGCTATTGCTTATATAGGGACAGATATTCACAGTTACAGTATATTTCAAAAGTTCATTTGTACAAGCGTTACAAGAAACGTACAAAAACTGCTTGATTTATAG
- a CDS encoding GumC family protein: MAVNQKNTKPGQPDDFLRIQDLLYLCLARWKWFVLSLAITTGVAAVYLLCTPAVYTRTASVLIKEDSKGKSVSPDLESFSEFGLFQSSTNVNNELITFQSPALMTEVVKRFRLDMNYFVPGKFHRQVAYGLTLPVDVTISDFPENESAGFTLEVQPDSTLLLSDFTRNGTELDGKDIKGRLLDSITTPLGKIIIHATPNYVKGETYTLYVGKSSLYDAVNSCSSNLSVSLNNEKASVIDLSFRDNSVQRAEDVLSMLISVYNENWVKDKNQIAISTSMFINERLGVIEQELGNVDEDISSYKSEHLLPDVQAASSMYMAQSSQTNAQILALNNQLYMTRYIRNYLSNDANRTQLLPANSGIESANIESQIAEYNKQLLQRNSLVANSSTENPLVVDMDQALASMRGAIIRSIDNQIVTLNSQIKSLRQTEQQTTSRIAANPTQAKYLLSVERQQKVKEALYLFLLQKREENELSQAFTAYNTRIVAPPHGSMLPMSPVRKNILMVACALGLLIPVVIIFICENMNTRVRGRKDLESVTVPFIGEIPLFTRKKKGIFRKKPQEVRAIVVKEGSRDIINEAFRVLRTNLEFMTGKDKASNVIIVTSFNPGSGKSFLTMNIAVSFAIKGKKVLVIDGDLRHGSASSYIDSPTKGLSDYLGGRIDNLNEIIVTNPKQKYLDILPVGTIPPNPTELLFDDRLKQVIDTVREQYEYVLIDCPPIELVADTQIIEKLADRTIFVVRAGLLELSMLAELEKIYGEKKYKNMSLILNGTEGSGGRYGYRYGYRYGYHYGYGSEYHYGSDEKYIE; encoded by the coding sequence ATGGCCGTAAATCAAAAGAATACAAAACCGGGACAGCCGGATGATTTCCTGCGGATACAGGATCTGTTGTACCTGTGCCTCGCGAGGTGGAAGTGGTTCGTCCTGTCTTTGGCGATAACGACAGGTGTTGCTGCTGTCTATCTGCTGTGTACCCCTGCCGTATATACACGCACTGCTTCGGTGTTGATCAAGGAGGATTCCAAAGGCAAGTCGGTTTCCCCGGATCTGGAATCCTTTTCGGAGTTTGGGTTGTTCCAGTCCAGCACCAATGTAAATAACGAACTCATCACCTTTCAGTCGCCGGCTTTAATGACCGAGGTAGTTAAACGATTTCGTTTGGATATGAATTACTTCGTTCCGGGGAAATTCCACCGTCAGGTGGCCTATGGACTGACATTACCAGTGGATGTAACGATAAGTGACTTTCCTGAAAACGAATCGGCTGGGTTTACATTGGAAGTACAGCCAGACAGCACATTACTCTTATCCGACTTTACACGTAACGGGACGGAGCTCGACGGAAAGGATATAAAGGGCCGCTTGCTCGACTCCATCACTACGCCATTAGGGAAAATCATTATCCATGCAACCCCCAATTATGTGAAAGGCGAGACATACACATTGTATGTAGGTAAATCCAGTTTGTATGATGCTGTAAACTCCTGCTCGTCCAATCTGTCCGTTTCATTGAATAATGAGAAAGCGTCAGTTATCGACCTGTCATTCAGGGATAATTCTGTACAACGGGCGGAGGATGTATTGAGCATGTTGATTTCCGTTTATAATGAGAACTGGGTGAAGGACAAGAACCAGATCGCTATCAGCACCTCGATGTTCATCAACGAGCGTTTGGGCGTAATCGAACAGGAACTGGGCAACGTGGACGAGGACATTTCATCCTACAAGTCCGAACATCTGTTACCCGACGTGCAGGCGGCTTCGAGCATGTATATGGCGCAGAGCAGCCAGACGAATGCGCAGATTCTGGCTTTGAACAACCAGCTCTACATGACCCGCTACATCCGGAACTATTTGTCCAATGACGCCAACCGTACCCAACTGCTTCCGGCCAATTCCGGCATTGAAAGCGCCAATATTGAATCGCAGATTGCCGAATACAACAAACAACTGTTGCAGCGCAACAGCCTGGTTGCGAACAGTAGTACGGAAAATCCGCTGGTCGTTGATATGGATCAGGCCCTGGCATCCATGCGTGGGGCGATAATCAGGTCTATCGACAATCAGATAGTAACCTTGAATTCGCAGATAAAAAGTTTGCGGCAGACGGAGCAACAGACAACATCACGTATAGCAGCTAACCCTACACAAGCCAAATACCTGCTCTCGGTGGAACGCCAGCAGAAGGTAAAGGAGGCTCTTTATTTGTTCTTACTGCAAAAGCGTGAGGAGAACGAACTCTCACAGGCATTTACGGCCTACAATACCCGTATTGTTGCCCCGCCCCACGGTAGCATGTTGCCGATGTCACCCGTGCGCAAAAACATCTTAATGGTCGCGTGTGCTTTGGGACTGCTTATTCCGGTAGTCATTATCTTTATATGTGAGAACATGAATACCCGTGTACGGGGAAGAAAAGATCTGGAAAGCGTAACCGTACCGTTCATCGGTGAAATTCCGCTGTTCACAAGAAAGAAGAAAGGAATATTCAGAAAGAAACCACAGGAAGTCAGGGCCATTGTTGTCAAGGAGGGCAGCCGTGACATCATCAACGAGGCATTCCGTGTATTGCGTACCAACTTGGAGTTCATGACTGGCAAGGATAAGGCATCGAATGTCATCATCGTGACCTCGTTCAATCCGGGCAGCGGCAAGTCGTTCCTGACCATGAATATCGCCGTGAGCTTTGCCATTAAAGGGAAGAAAGTGTTGGTAATCGACGGTGACCTGCGTCACGGCTCTGCGTCATCCTATATCGACTCTCCTACCAAGGGGTTGAGCGACTATCTTGGCGGCAGGATTGACAATCTCAATGAAATAATTGTCACCAATCCGAAACAGAAATATCTGGACATCCTTCCTGTCGGCACCATACCTCCCAACCCCACCGAACTGTTGTTCGACGACCGGCTGAAACAGGTAATAGATACCGTAAGGGAACAATACGAATATGTGCTGATTGACTGTCCGCCCATCGAACTGGTGGCCGACACGCAGATAATCGAGAAGCTGGCTGACCGTACTATTTTCGTGGTTCGTGCAGGATTGCTTGAACTGAGTATGCTTGCTGAACTGGAGAAAATCTACGGGGAGAAAAAATACAAGAACATGTCCCTGATCCTGAATGGAACCGAGGGAAGCGGTGGTCGCTACGGATACCGTTATGGCTATCGGTATGGTTATCACTATGGTTACGGTTCGGAATATCACTATGGTTCCGATGAAAAATATATAGAGTAA
- a CDS encoding polysaccharide biosynthesis/export family protein, translating to MKIRYILLLLTVASLLGSCAAPKVAYFTDLKPGMAEQVLNPLEIRVRPEDKISILVNSKDPLLMDLFNLPIISRQIGIRSEASNNQGMSGYTINKDGNIDFPVLGHIHVAGMTREEIALCIKEELISKNLVKDPVVTVEFMNLTVSVLGEVANPGRFNIDKDRLTLLDALSMAGDLTVYGKRENVLVQREENGKKTLYRVNLNSGYDLYASPVYYLQQNDIVYVEPNSVRARQSTVNGNNVRSTSFWLSLASLLTTITVLIVK from the coding sequence ATGAAAATCAGATACATTTTACTCTTATTGACCGTGGCTTCCCTGCTAGGATCATGTGCCGCGCCGAAAGTCGCTTATTTTACGGACCTGAAACCGGGTATGGCAGAGCAGGTTCTTAATCCATTGGAAATCAGGGTACGTCCCGAAGACAAGATTTCCATATTGGTCAACAGCAAAGACCCTTTGTTGATGGACCTTTTCAACCTTCCGATTATATCCCGACAAATCGGTATAAGATCAGAAGCATCCAACAATCAAGGAATGTCAGGATACACGATAAACAAGGATGGAAATATCGATTTTCCCGTGCTGGGGCATATCCATGTGGCGGGAATGACACGCGAGGAGATTGCCTTGTGCATAAAAGAAGAGTTGATCTCGAAAAACCTCGTAAAAGATCCGGTAGTAACAGTGGAATTCATGAACCTGACCGTTTCCGTGTTGGGTGAGGTCGCCAACCCCGGACGTTTCAATATCGACAAGGACAGGCTGACGCTCCTGGACGCTTTAAGCATGGCCGGGGACCTTACCGTCTACGGGAAACGGGAGAACGTGCTGGTACAGCGGGAGGAAAACGGCAAAAAGACCCTGTACCGGGTCAATCTGAATTCGGGATATGACCTTTATGCTTCTCCCGTGTACTACCTGCAACAGAACGATATTGTTTATGTCGAACCTAACTCGGTCAGGGCAAGACAATCGACAGTCAATGGGAACAACGTGCGGTCTACCTCTTTTTGGTTATCGTTGGCCTCGCTGCTGACCACCATTACCGTGTTGATCGTGAAATAA